Proteins encoded by one window of Chryseobacterium sp. POL2:
- the murG gene encoding undecaprenyldiphospho-muramoylpentapeptide beta-N-acetylglucosaminyltransferase has translation MTSPRVLLSGGGTGGHIFPAIAIAQEIQKRYPDAQFLFIGAENKMEMEKVPQAGFDIIGLNIAGIDRGNLLANLKLPFKLISSLNKVKKIIRDFKPDLAIGTGGFASGPALWAAARQGVPTFIQEQNAYPGVTNKLLSKKAKAVFTAYPNMEKDFPKTKVIFSGNPIRQTIVSDLIDSKTAKEQMGLNPDQLCILSVGGSLGSRTLNNGWKDNLENFAKENLQLIWQTGKLDFETLNKDSQISDLKNQIQLKEFVYDMPLAYSAADVIVSRAGAIAISELSVAGKPVLLVPFPFAAEDHQTKNALNLVQQNAAKMVKDSEMKNLFWSTLMSICKDEQLRTDMSNNIKSFAKPNATIEIVDEILKTINK, from the coding sequence ATGACATCGCCTAGAGTATTATTAAGCGGCGGGGGCACTGGAGGACACATCTTCCCAGCAATTGCCATAGCACAGGAAATCCAAAAACGATATCCTGATGCTCAGTTTTTGTTCATAGGAGCAGAAAACAAAATGGAGATGGAGAAAGTGCCTCAGGCAGGTTTTGATATTATAGGATTAAACATCGCTGGAATAGACAGAGGTAATTTGTTAGCCAATTTAAAATTACCGTTCAAGTTAATATCAAGTCTTAACAAAGTGAAAAAAATTATTAGAGATTTTAAACCTGATCTTGCAATTGGTACCGGTGGTTTTGCAAGTGGTCCTGCCTTGTGGGCGGCGGCTAGACAAGGCGTTCCGACTTTTATACAGGAGCAAAATGCCTATCCTGGTGTGACCAATAAGTTACTGAGCAAAAAGGCAAAAGCGGTTTTTACAGCTTATCCAAACATGGAAAAAGATTTTCCGAAAACGAAAGTTATTTTTTCTGGAAACCCCATCAGGCAAACGATAGTTTCAGATTTAATAGATTCTAAAACTGCAAAAGAACAAATGGGCCTCAACCCAGATCAGCTTTGTATTTTATCGGTTGGTGGATCTTTAGGATCAAGAACTTTAAATAACGGCTGGAAAGATAATCTTGAAAATTTTGCAAAAGAAAATTTGCAGCTTATCTGGCAAACAGGAAAATTGGATTTTGAAACTTTAAATAAAGATTCTCAAATCTCAGATTTAAAAAATCAAATTCAGTTGAAAGAATTTGTTTACGATATGCCATTGGCGTATTCGGCAGCGGATGTTATTGTGTCGAGAGCGGGCGCTATTGCGATTTCAGAATTGTCGGTAGCCGGGAAACCCGTATTATTGGTGCCTTTCCCATTTGCGGCAGAAGATCATCAAACCAAAAACGCCCTTAATTTGGTGCAACAAAATGCAGCCAAAATGGTGAAAGACTCCGAAATGAAAAATCTGTTTTGGTCAACATTGATGTCTATTTGCAAAGACGAGCAACTAAGAACAGACATGTCAAACAATATCAAAAGTTTTGCAAAACCAAATGCAACAATCGAGATTGTAGACGAAATTTTAAAAACGATAAATAAATAG
- the murD gene encoding UDP-N-acetylmuramoyl-L-alanine--D-glutamate ligase yields MKVVILGGGESGVGAAYLAKKKGFEVFVSDMGEIRDNYKKELQDLGVDFEERQHSEDRILSADWVIKSPGIPKKADIVLKIKNKNIRLSSEIEFASEFTDAKIIAITGSNGKTTTTSLIYYILKEDGFNVGLGGNIGKSFAKQVAEDNFDYYVLEVSSFQLDDIQTFRPYISLLLNLSKDHLDQYNYNYEEYALAKFRITENQNEQNFFIYNKDDEMSQRILDKLDLKVKKVPFSMTESLDYGAYATDNDISVNTNEHFEMKIDELSLLGKHNVANSLAASIASKLLNISNESIRNSLMTFQAVEHRLENVADIQGVRYINDSKATNVNATYFALESMKQPTIWIVGGKDKGNDYTEIEELVKKKVKAIVCLGVDNQKIIDFFKNDKEQIYDTSSMEDAVKVCSQLAEEGDTVLLSPCCASFDLFNGYEDRGNQFKQEVLKLEK; encoded by the coding sequence ATGAAAGTAGTTATTCTAGGTGGTGGAGAAAGTGGCGTGGGTGCCGCTTATTTAGCAAAGAAAAAAGGCTTCGAGGTTTTCGTATCCGATATGGGAGAAATCCGTGACAACTACAAAAAAGAATTGCAAGATCTAGGTGTCGATTTTGAGGAAAGACAACATTCTGAAGACCGTATTTTGTCAGCAGATTGGGTTATAAAAAGTCCTGGAATTCCTAAGAAGGCCGACATCGTTCTTAAAATTAAAAATAAAAACATCAGACTATCTTCCGAGATAGAATTCGCTTCCGAGTTTACAGATGCCAAAATTATAGCTATCACAGGAAGCAATGGTAAAACGACCACCACGTCGTTGATTTATTATATTCTTAAAGAAGACGGTTTCAATGTTGGTTTGGGTGGAAATATCGGCAAAAGCTTTGCAAAGCAAGTTGCAGAAGATAATTTCGATTATTATGTTTTGGAAGTTAGCAGCTTTCAGCTAGATGACATACAAACTTTCAGACCTTATATTTCATTGTTGTTGAATTTGTCAAAAGATCATTTGGATCAATACAATTACAATTACGAAGAATATGCTTTAGCAAAGTTTAGAATTACAGAAAATCAAAATGAACAAAATTTTTTCATCTACAATAAAGATGACGAAATGAGCCAAAGGATTCTGGACAAACTGGATCTCAAAGTGAAAAAAGTACCCTTCTCTATGACCGAAAGTTTAGATTATGGTGCTTATGCTACGGATAATGATATTTCTGTGAATACTAATGAGCATTTCGAAATGAAAATCGATGAGCTTTCACTTTTAGGAAAACATAATGTTGCCAACAGTCTGGCAGCAAGTATTGCGAGTAAGTTATTGAATATCAGCAATGAAAGTATTCGCAATTCGCTGATGACTTTCCAAGCTGTGGAGCATCGTCTGGAAAATGTTGCGGATATCCAAGGTGTGCGATACATCAATGACAGCAAAGCAACCAATGTCAACGCCACCTACTTCGCTCTAGAAAGTATGAAACAACCAACGATTTGGATTGTGGGTGGAAAAGACAAAGGCAACGATTACACCGAGATTGAAGAACTCGTGAAAAAGAAAGTGAAAGCGATAGTTTGCCTTGGTGTTGATAATCAAAAAATTATCGATTTCTTTAAAAATGATAAAGAGCAGATCTACGACACCTCAAGTATGGAGGATGCGGTAAAGGTTTGTTCACAGCTGGCCGAGGAAGGCGATACGGTACTTTTGTCGCCTTGTTGTGCAAGTTTTGATTTGTTCAACGGTTATGAAGATCGTGGCAATCAGTTTAAACAAGAAGTTTTAAAATTAGAGAAATAA
- the mraY gene encoding phospho-N-acetylmuramoyl-pentapeptide-transferase, whose protein sequence is MLYYLNEYLISHGIHVPGMNLFRYISFRAAMAVLFSLIIALAYGKKIINYLRQKQMGELVRDLGLAGQKQKEGTPTMGGIIIIVATIIPVLLFTKITNVYIVLLIISVFWMGAIGFLDDYLKKIKKNKDGLKGKFKVIGQVGLGLIVGVTMYFHPDIEVKRKYSDAKVVNRNNVEKNFMPEERIPVSTVPFTKNNEFDYSGLLFWMSPDEAHEWSWVVFIPIVIFIVTAVSNGANITDGIDGLAAGTSVVILLTLAFFAYLSGNIIFADYLNIMFLPNMGETTIFALALVGAVIGFFWYNTYPAQVFMGDTGSLMLGGVIAVLAIILRKELLIPVLCGVFLVENLSVMLQVIVFKYRKRKYGLEYAQNNRLFLMSPLHHHYQKKGYHESKIVNRAIILGMLLAIICLITLKIR, encoded by the coding sequence ATGTTATACTACCTAAACGAATATCTTATTAGCCACGGAATTCATGTTCCAGGGATGAATCTTTTCCGATACATTTCGTTTCGAGCTGCAATGGCGGTGTTGTTTTCATTGATTATTGCCTTAGCTTACGGTAAGAAAATCATCAATTATCTTCGTCAAAAACAGATGGGAGAATTGGTGAGAGATCTCGGTCTGGCTGGGCAAAAACAAAAAGAAGGCACGCCAACAATGGGAGGTATCATCATTATTGTGGCGACCATTATTCCGGTTCTTTTGTTTACAAAAATCACCAATGTCTATATTGTCTTGTTAATCATTTCTGTGTTTTGGATGGGCGCTATTGGCTTTTTGGATGATTATTTAAAGAAAATTAAAAAAAATAAAGACGGCCTGAAAGGCAAATTCAAAGTTATTGGACAGGTTGGCTTGGGACTTATTGTAGGGGTGACGATGTATTTCCATCCAGACATCGAGGTCAAAAGAAAATATTCTGATGCCAAAGTTGTCAACCGTAACAATGTCGAAAAGAATTTTATGCCAGAAGAAAGAATCCCTGTTTCGACAGTGCCTTTCACAAAAAATAATGAGTTTGACTATAGTGGACTTTTATTCTGGATGAGTCCAGATGAAGCACACGAATGGTCTTGGGTTGTTTTTATCCCCATTGTTATTTTTATTGTAACGGCTGTATCCAACGGAGCTAACATTACTGATGGTATCGATGGGCTCGCCGCCGGAACCAGCGTCGTCATATTGCTGACACTCGCGTTTTTTGCATATCTGTCGGGTAACATTATTTTTGCGGATTACCTCAATATCATGTTTTTACCCAATATGGGAGAGACAACCATTTTTGCCCTCGCTTTGGTTGGAGCAGTTATCGGATTTTTCTGGTACAATACTTATCCAGCGCAAGTTTTTATGGGGGATACCGGAAGTTTGATGTTAGGCGGTGTGATTGCCGTTTTAGCAATTATTTTAAGAAAAGAATTATTAATTCCTGTATTGTGTGGCGTTTTCTTGGTGGAAAACCTTTCTGTAATGTTGCAGGTGATTGTTTTTAAATATAGAAAACGAAAATACGGATTAGAATATGCACAAAATAACCGGCTGTTTTTGATGTCGCCTTTGCACCATCATTATCAGAAGAAAGGTTATCATGAAAGCAAAATCGTAAACCGTGCCATTATTTTGGGAATGTTATTGGCGATTATTTGTTTGATAACATTAAAAATTAGATAA
- a CDS encoding FtsW/RodA/SpoVE family cell cycle protein produces the protein MENQTTDNKFELLKGDKVLWMVIILISFLSIFPVYSASSNLEYIANNGTTTSHILKHMIFLVIGLGIMRGIGAIKYEYIGKLSSILLGVTVILLCITMFTGQTIDGASASRWLKIPGTPISFQPSSFAYLMLIIYLCRYLTKKISRERLPIENVIYIFGPILLVFLLVAKDNGSTGLMILMVSIGVLVFGQLHWKYIAGFISTSVILVVMFLLVALNTSMINNNRVHTWMSRVETFTNAKKDADVEDEAVKAKNYQVMQAKAAIVHGGFYGIGPGKSALKQTLPQSVSDFIFAIIVEEYGWLGALVLISLYMIMIIRIVMIASKMPAFFGSLLVLAIGLMIFVQLAVNIAVAVNLIPVTGQPLPLISYGGTSMLVTYIQLGIILSISSRIQVYDEEGLGKKQTIEEINDIA, from the coding sequence ATGGAAAACCAAACGACAGATAATAAATTCGAGCTACTGAAGGGCGATAAAGTTCTTTGGATGGTTATCATTTTGATATCCTTTCTGTCGATATTTCCTGTATATTCGGCAAGTTCCAACTTGGAGTATATTGCTAACAACGGTACCACGACGAGCCATATTTTGAAACACATGATTTTCTTAGTCATAGGTCTCGGAATTATGCGAGGTATTGGCGCTATCAAATATGAGTATATTGGAAAGCTAAGTTCCATATTGCTAGGTGTAACAGTTATTTTGTTATGCATTACGATGTTTACGGGGCAGACGATTGACGGTGCTAGTGCTTCGCGTTGGTTAAAAATCCCTGGAACTCCGATTTCGTTCCAGCCGTCGTCTTTTGCTTATTTAATGTTAATCATCTACTTGTGCCGTTATTTAACAAAGAAAATATCAAGAGAAAGGCTGCCTATAGAAAATGTAATTTATATTTTCGGACCTATTTTGTTGGTGTTTCTCTTGGTTGCAAAAGACAATGGTTCTACAGGTTTGATGATTTTGATGGTGTCCATTGGTGTATTAGTTTTTGGACAATTACATTGGAAATACATTGCAGGATTTATTTCAACTTCGGTCATTTTAGTTGTAATGTTCCTATTGGTGGCGCTTAATACAAGTATGATTAATAACAACCGTGTACATACTTGGATGAGTCGCGTAGAAACATTTACCAATGCTAAAAAAGATGCCGACGTTGAAGACGAAGCGGTAAAAGCTAAAAACTACCAAGTCATGCAGGCTAAAGCGGCCATTGTACATGGAGGTTTTTATGGTATCGGTCCAGGAAAAAGTGCGCTGAAGCAGACACTTCCACAGTCGGTATCGGATTTTATTTTTGCCATTATAGTAGAAGAATATGGCTGGCTCGGCGCTTTGGTGCTCATCAGTCTGTACATGATTATGATAATTAGGATTGTGATGATTGCCAGTAAAATGCCAGCATTCTTTGGGTCCTTACTCGTCCTCGCAATTGGGCTTATGATTTTTGTGCAATTAGCTGTTAATATTGCTGTTGCAGTTAATCTAATTCCGGTTACAGGACAACCTTTGCCACTCATCAGTTACGGAGGTACGTCGATGTTGGTAACATACATTCAGTTAGGAATTATTCTTAGCATCAGCTCAAGAATTCAGGTATATGATGAAGAAGGATTAGGAAAAAAACAAACAATAGAAGAAATTAATGACATCGCCTAG